GCTGCTGGGCTCTGCTTATTCGGCAGCTCTTGGCAAGCGGGACTTACCCCGTGTCCTtaatcctggggaaggcctgccGCTGTCCAGTTattgcctgattggcacttaattcagCAGGCCTTCCATAAAATATGCAACATGGACTCTTGCTGGCTAGCCAACTAACAGGCAAGACCCCCATTGCCTCTGTTAAATACCACCCCAAGCGTTACCCTTTTTCAGATTCCTAATGTTCTTCCTCATTCTGGTATTTCTGCACTGTGAAACCCCATTGGCTTCAACATGGGAGGTAAAAGGATGCTGTGTCTCCAATGAGATCACTTAAGATGCCCATGGTTGGTGACCCCGCAAAAGTTGGAAGTAGACAACTCCAAGTTGTCTGACCTGTTGTGGAAATTTCCTGGCTGGCCACCCATTGCACTGAACAATTGTTGGTGTGCACTGATCAATCTTTTAAAGCTTGAGTCCTGAAAGTTCTCACCTGTGCCTTCTATAGCAAAGCTAGGCCACTGTAAGCGGCAGAGATTTATCATATAGCAACAGCTGACCATTCACCAAAGAAGCCACCTCATCGAGCGGTGCAGGATGTCTTGCAATGGTGAGGGACCCCATGGGTTTCCCCCTTCCAGACCCCCACCATGGTCAAGCTGCCAATTACAAATGTGTGTAGCATTTACAACCCAGGATTACTATGACAACATGATAACATTACAAAATGGTATGCACTTAACATCATCGGGTTCAAGTGGGCATGAGGTATCAAGACTTGCAAACATCTGTCAGGCGAGAAGCAGGAGCATGAGGAGGGAGAAGTGAGGGACCAGGAAGAGGAAGCCCCTTTCTGTCTGTGCTCTAAATGATCAGATTATTAGTCAGTGATATCAGTAACCTCAACCACACTTCCCTTTCACCAACAGCCCCAGGGCTGTCTTGGTGGAAGTGACCACCTCTTCATTGTTGGCGCTAGACTCCACCATGATCCTAGTCATTGTGAGCAGTCTTTCTGGCAGGCTCTCCAGTGCATCAAGCATTTGGTTGTGTATGCCAATCAGCTTTCTTTAATTcaacagcaaaatactgtgcatgctgaaaatctgaaatagaaacagaaaatgctacaaatactcagcaggtcttgcaacATCTGTAGGGAGGAAAGCAGAGTTAATGCTcaagtcaatgatctttcatctgTGATCTGGTCCAGTGAAGTTGTCATCTGACTCCTCTGCAGCAGAATTGGTGACTGATCTGGCCCTCCAGTAAGCTGGCACATGCATTATTCTTGCCATCCCATGCCTGCCCCCAGCCTAGTCCCTGTGCACTTGTGCCTGTCGTTTAACCATGTGCAGACCCTTGCCCTGTTCTAGGTTCTAAAGTGCATGTGGTGACCGGTGCTGAGCTGGTGACTGAGTGTAATATTAATTGATGACTGAGGGTATCTTCATCTACATTGTCTCTCCCTGCTGTAACTGGGAAGATTCCAGTTCTTCCGTACAAAAAGGCACAAGGATTGAGTTGTGCTGAGGGGAAGAGGAAGAACTGATCATTTACAGGCGGTTGAGGCAGAAGAGATTGGGGGGAGAAGGGCTTGGTATGCAGGCATCTTCATCATCAATCCCTCCAGTAACCACAGCTTCAGCACTGCCCCTGCACATGTGACCAGCATTGTCTCCTCCAGGGTGTCAACACTTGCTGACGGCCTTGTCCTCCATCCTTTCCTGCTGTTTCCTGTTATGTACCACCTTCTCCTGAAAAAAAGggtgaagtgtgtcagtgagtgcccTGCAAtcatgtttgagtgatgtgtggcTCTCTTTTCAGCTATTCCTCAAAGGAACTCAGCACAGGTTCACTTTACGAAGGACTCCCACCACTGCGCAGCTACTGCCTTTAAAACATGAAGGTAGTCCATTGGTTACACCTAATATCGGATCTCCTGCTGTGTGCGGGCAATGCACAGATTGCACACAGCACCCATTTAACATGCTGACTGCACGCAATGAATGGCCAGAGGTTAATCGTCTACTGGGATGCGGTGATCTCCAAGCACCTTTTTTAGGAGCTCTTATTTCACCAGCACCTCACAGCCCAACCGTCGGGGGCAAGAAGGAGTAAGATGTCATAACACCAAAGAGTGTGAGAATAAAGCGGTGCTCCCTTTCTTTCGGTAAATTTGAATTGCagtggagtggtgtgtgtgtttggtgaaaTGACTGAATAGTTATGTCATCCTAATTTCTCAAAACGGAAGCAGAGTGAGCTCACAGCCCAGATAGTGTTAACTCCAAATAGgattgtctttctctctgttccaAAAAATGGATCTCTGATTATCCCAAGCCTGCCTGATATTTTACCGAGTGCAGAGAAAATGGTCTCAGTTTAAGTCTCAGCACATCGGCCGTAGCGATGGGGAAAGTGGAGAGTTTTACAATACTCTATGACCGCGCTATTGACAACACCGTCCCTATCTACACCAGCGGGGAATGGGTCTCTGGCCGAATTGTTGTGCAGGTTAATGCTCAGATCGAGGTGAAAGCTCTTAAAATTCACGCCAAAGGACAAGCTTATGTTCACTGGACGGAGGGTAATTCAATGGACTCGGACAGTCGAAGCTACTATGAGCAGAACAGGTACTTGAAGTACAAGAACCTGCTAATCGGTGAGTGTTTCCCCGCATTGCAAAGAGACTTGAGCATCTGAAATCGAAAAAAACACATTTGCAATTAAACACAACTTATCCGTGCGATTCCATGCCAGGACTGCGATGAACTCTGGTGGAGTTAACGACTGGAAGTGTTCTCCAGCACGACAtattcacttttacaatgaaagCAGCATTTCTAGCactgtgtgtttttatttcagatttccagcatgggCAGTATTCGCTTTTACTATATTTTTAAGTTTTTGCAAATTTGCGGTTAGAGATGATATTGTTGACAACGTTAAATCAAGCTCTACCTTTACACATTTAAAAATTCAGGAGCACAGGCTGCATTTTCCATTATATCAATTAAAGTTGTGAATTCTTTGTGACTTGATAAAGTTATAGTTGCTCCATAATTTGCAAATGGCAAAAGTGTCAGTGTTGGCGCTCTGCCACTATAGGTTATCGCTGTCTGGTGACTGGGAACCTGTGTTCCCTCATTGGCATGGTCATCTTGTCTCCTTACTTTGTACTGTTGTTTTGATGGCTGCATTAAAGTTCGACATTTTCACTTCAATCACTGCACTGCCTATGTATGCGCCAGTCTGAAAGTTAACAATCTACAGGCAGCGTCAAGAGTATTTCAGCCCCCTCACCAAAGGAAATTGGTGAGTTTATTTGGTGCACATGCTCAGATATTGACTTCTATTTAGTTCACAATATCACAGTACTGTAACAATGGAAACTGTGGTGAAAGGTCCAAGGAATAttctggtacaaaatttcaacactcggagtccagatgcaatattcCTTTATTATGCATGCAGGGAGCAAACGCTGGGCAATCCAGGCACTTCTCCACCGAGGTTCAAATGAGCACAGTTTATATATCCTTTACTATCGgttacaacttaatggtattAGTTAGACAAATGCCACAGCACAATGACCCTCTGGTGGGCTGATAGCTGTGTTTTTGTACAGTAATTGCAATGCAAAGACTAAGCATTGTCCTTTTGGAGATAGCAAAGAATGTATTTTTGTTCAATACAAAAAGATTACAGGGGCTGACTGGATGTGGTTTGAGGTTACCAGATGGTGCAaaatggccttccccatttcTTAATCAAGTTATCCCGTGTCCCCGcccgtgtgtatgtgtttctcatttcctaattgcaaatttacagctgagcctTTTGTACAAGCTTTTAGCT
This is a stretch of genomic DNA from Carcharodon carcharias isolate sCarCar2 chromosome 4, sCarCar2.pri, whole genome shotgun sequence. It encodes these proteins:
- the LOC121276929 gene encoding arrestin domain-containing protein 3-like; protein product: MGKVESFTILYDRAIDNTVPIYTSGEWVSGRIVVQVNAQIEVKALKIHAKGQAYVHWTEGNSMDSDSRSYYEQNRYLKYKNLLIGECFPALQRDLSI